One genomic region from Paraburkholderia azotifigens encodes:
- a CDS encoding class I adenylate-forming enzyme family protein codes for MSGFAHRRIVMSARRRCHWPNGQLCEPREYGTIVRKTLKRKRPSSKETSLNTAQHSPDGSQSDAQSVLQSVPQPVAQLVDVAALLAALPERISGIPERIAARDPQHPALIEDGRRLTRAQLVDAVNAVAALLAEQGVRAGDRVMIVAENSVVQVVLMFAAAKLDAWALMSNARLSAAELDTIRAHAQPRLTAYAVDASPDARLHAERHGARAARRITVDIGAWSYALDDEAQAEPVEAASARQCAALIYTTGTTGSPKGVMLSHRNLLFIAAISSTLRRVDADDVVYAVLPISHVYGLASVCLGSLYAGATLRLAPRYSPDAVQRALAEERVSIFQGVPAMHARLLEYLQVRNLPWSAPCLRFAYSGGSPLDAALKSRVESVYGVTLHNGYGMTESSPTVSQTMIESPRTDCSVGQPIPGIDVRFVGLDGVDVAQGEVGELWVRGPNVMLGYYRNPQQTHAAVTEDGWLKTGDLARRDADGALHIAGRSKELIIRSGFNVYPAEVEHVLNAHPDVVQSAVIGRAVAGNEEVVAFVELTGGAIATPADLAAWCEARLAPYKRPAEIKVLAALPAASTGKILKHRLRDLA; via the coding sequence ATGTCTGGATTTGCTCATCGGCGCATTGTAATGTCCGCCCGGCGGCGTTGCCATTGGCCGAATGGCCAATTGTGCGAGCCTCGGGAGTATGGGACGATCGTTCGGAAAACGTTGAAGCGTAAACGCCCGTCGTCAAAGGAGACCTCGTTGAATACAGCCCAGCACTCGCCTGACGGCTCGCAGTCCGACGCGCAGTCCGTCTTGCAATCAGTCCCGCAACCGGTCGCGCAACTGGTCGACGTAGCCGCGCTGCTCGCCGCTCTCCCCGAACGTATCTCCGGGATTCCGGAGCGGATCGCCGCACGCGACCCGCAGCATCCCGCCCTGATCGAAGACGGACGGCGTCTCACGCGCGCGCAACTCGTGGATGCCGTGAATGCCGTCGCCGCGCTGCTCGCCGAACAGGGCGTGCGCGCCGGCGACCGCGTGATGATCGTCGCGGAGAACAGCGTCGTGCAGGTCGTGCTGATGTTCGCGGCTGCGAAGCTCGATGCCTGGGCGTTGATGTCGAATGCGCGGCTCTCTGCGGCGGAACTCGACACGATCCGCGCGCATGCGCAACCGCGCCTGACCGCGTACGCCGTCGATGCTTCGCCCGATGCGCGGCTGCACGCCGAACGCCACGGCGCGCGGGCTGCGCGCCGGATAACTGTGGACATCGGCGCATGGTCTTACGCGCTCGACGATGAAGCGCAAGCGGAACCTGTCGAAGCCGCAAGCGCCCGCCAATGTGCCGCACTGATCTACACGACGGGAACGACGGGCTCGCCCAAAGGCGTAATGCTCTCGCACCGCAACCTGCTGTTCATCGCGGCGATCTCCAGCACGCTCAGGCGCGTCGATGCCGACGACGTCGTCTACGCGGTGCTGCCCATCTCTCACGTGTACGGTCTCGCGTCGGTGTGCCTCGGCAGTCTTTATGCGGGCGCAACGCTGAGGCTCGCGCCGCGCTACTCGCCTGACGCCGTGCAGCGTGCGCTCGCCGAAGAACGCGTGTCGATCTTCCAGGGCGTACCCGCGATGCACGCCAGGCTGCTCGAATACCTGCAGGTAAGGAACCTGCCGTGGTCCGCGCCGTGTCTGCGCTTCGCCTATTCCGGCGGTTCGCCGCTCGACGCCGCCTTGAAGTCGCGCGTCGAAAGTGTTTACGGGGTCACGCTGCACAACGGCTACGGCATGACCGAAAGCAGCCCGACCGTGTCCCAAACGATGATCGAGTCGCCGCGCACCGACTGCTCTGTCGGTCAGCCGATTCCGGGCATCGATGTGCGATTCGTCGGACTGGACGGCGTCGACGTCGCGCAGGGAGAAGTGGGTGAACTCTGGGTACGCGGGCCGAACGTGATGCTCGGTTACTACCGCAATCCGCAGCAGACGCACGCCGCAGTCACCGAAGACGGTTGGCTCAAGACAGGCGATCTCGCGCGCCGGGACGCGGACGGCGCGCTGCACATCGCCGGGCGCAGCAAGGAACTGATCATCCGCTCGGGCTTCAACGTATATCCGGCGGAGGTCGAGCATGTGCTGAACGCGCATCCCGATGTCGTGCAGTCAGCCGTGATCGGTCGCGCGGTCGCGGGCAACGAGGAAGTCGTGGCGTTCGTCGAACTGACGGGCGGCGCGATCGCCACGCCCGCCGACCTCGCCGCGTGGTGCGAAGCGCGCCTTGCGCCCTACAAGCGGCCCGCCGAAATCAAGGTGCTCGCGGCGTTGCCCGCGGCATCGACGGGCAAGATTCTCAAGCACCGGCTGCGCGATCTGGCCTGA
- the murB gene encoding UDP-N-acetylmuramate dehydrogenase, producing MSQSEPLSFIADFPLKPHNTFGFDVRARLACQIESEAQLLAAVRDPRAAGLRRLVLGGGSNVVLTGDFDGLVLLVALRGRKVVREDDEAWYVEAAAGENWHEFVSWTLAEGMPGLENLALIPGTVGAAPIQNIGAYGLEMCERFASLRALELATGETVELDAAACRFGYRDSIFKQEGRERFVIVSVTFRLPKAWVPRAGYGDIARELSAVGLGDATPTPQAIFDAVVAVRRAKLPDPLALGNAGSFFKNPVVESARFDALLAKEPEIVSYRQPDGRVKLAAGWLIDRCGWKGRALGAAGVHERQALVLVNRGGATGAEVLALAKAIQQDVAQRFGVELEAEPVCL from the coding sequence ATGTCCCAGTCCGAACCGCTTTCGTTTATCGCCGATTTTCCGCTCAAGCCGCACAACACCTTCGGTTTCGACGTGCGCGCGCGGCTTGCGTGCCAGATCGAAAGCGAGGCCCAGTTGCTCGCCGCCGTGCGCGATCCGCGTGCGGCGGGCTTGCGGCGGCTCGTGCTGGGCGGCGGCAGCAACGTCGTATTGACGGGCGACTTCGACGGACTCGTGCTGCTGGTCGCGCTGCGCGGCCGCAAGGTCGTCCGCGAAGACGACGAAGCGTGGTACGTCGAAGCGGCGGCGGGCGAGAACTGGCATGAGTTCGTATCGTGGACGCTTGCAGAGGGCATGCCCGGTCTCGAGAATCTCGCGTTGATTCCGGGCACGGTGGGCGCGGCGCCGATCCAGAATATCGGCGCGTACGGGCTGGAAATGTGCGAGCGCTTCGCGTCGCTGCGCGCGCTGGAGCTGGCGACGGGCGAAACCGTCGAACTCGACGCCGCTGCCTGCCGCTTCGGCTATCGTGACAGCATCTTCAAGCAGGAAGGGCGCGAGCGCTTCGTGATCGTGTCGGTGACGTTCAGGTTGCCGAAAGCGTGGGTGCCGCGCGCCGGTTACGGCGATATCGCGCGCGAGCTGTCCGCCGTCGGTCTCGGCGACGCCACGCCGACGCCTCAGGCCATCTTCGATGCCGTCGTCGCCGTGCGCCGCGCGAAGCTGCCCGATCCGCTCGCGCTAGGCAACGCGGGAAGTTTCTTCAAGAATCCAGTCGTCGAGTCGGCGCGGTTCGACGCGCTGCTTGCAAAGGAGCCGGAGATCGTCTCGTATCGTCAGCCGGACGGGCGCGTGAAGCTTGCGGCGGGCTGGCTGATCGACCGTTGCGGCTGGAAAGGGCGCGCGCTGGGCGCAGCGGGCGTGCATGAACGGCAGGCGCTCGTGCTCGTGAATCGCGGTGGCGCCACGGGCGCCGAGGTGCTGGCGCTCGCGAAGGCGATCCAGCAAGACGTGGCGCAGCGCTTTGGCGTGGAGCTGGAGGCCGAGCCCGTTTGTCTGTGA
- the ybaK gene encoding Cys-tRNA(Pro) deacylase encodes MSKSRHVSETPATQFLRRHKVEFGEHPYDYVDHGGTEESARQLGVDEHHVVKTLVMEDEHAKPLIVLMHGDRTVSTKNLARQIGAKRVEPCKPEVASRHSGYMIGGTSPFGTKKAMPVYVESTILEMDRIYINGGRRGFLVSIAPRVLTSLLAAKPVQCASVD; translated from the coding sequence ATGAGCAAATCCAGACATGTTTCCGAAACGCCTGCCACGCAGTTTTTGCGCCGCCACAAGGTCGAGTTCGGCGAGCATCCGTACGACTATGTCGATCATGGCGGCACGGAAGAATCCGCACGCCAGCTCGGCGTCGACGAGCATCACGTCGTCAAGACGCTGGTGATGGAAGACGAGCACGCGAAGCCGCTGATCGTGCTGATGCACGGCGACCGCACGGTATCGACGAAGAACCTCGCACGGCAGATCGGCGCGAAACGCGTCGAACCGTGCAAGCCGGAGGTCGCGAGCCGGCACTCGGGTTACATGATAGGCGGCACGTCGCCGTTCGGCACGAAGAAGGCGATGCCCGTGTACGTCGAGTCGACCATACTCGAGATGGACCGGATCTATATCAATGGCGGGCGGCGCGGCTTTCTGGTGAGCATCGCGCCTCGCGTATTGACGTCGCTGCTGGCCGCGAAGCCGGTGCAGTGCGCGAGCGTCGATTGA
- the plsY gene encoding glycerol-3-phosphate 1-O-acyltransferase PlsY, with protein sequence MENLIVAVVAYLIGSVSFAVIVSAAMGLADPRSYGSKNPGATNVLRSGNKKAAILTLVGDAFKGWLAVWLTGHFSAHFGLDDTSVAIAAIAVFLGHLYPIFFRFKGGKGVATAAGVLLAINPILGIATLLTWLIVAFFTRYSSLAALCAAIFAPLFDGFLFGANVIALSIVAMSALLIWRHRANIAKLVAGQESRIGDKKKAGAAASNKH encoded by the coding sequence ATGGAAAACCTGATTGTCGCCGTCGTGGCCTATCTGATCGGCTCGGTGTCGTTTGCCGTGATCGTCAGCGCCGCGATGGGACTGGCCGATCCGCGCTCGTACGGCTCGAAGAACCCCGGCGCGACCAACGTGCTGCGAAGCGGCAACAAGAAGGCCGCGATTCTCACGCTGGTCGGCGATGCGTTCAAAGGCTGGCTCGCCGTCTGGCTCACGGGCCATTTCTCGGCGCACTTCGGACTCGATGACACGTCGGTCGCGATTGCCGCGATCGCCGTGTTCCTCGGCCACCTCTATCCGATCTTTTTCCGCTTCAAGGGCGGCAAGGGCGTGGCGACGGCGGCGGGCGTGCTGCTCGCGATCAATCCCATTCTCGGTATCGCGACGCTGCTGACCTGGCTGATCGTCGCGTTCTTCACGCGCTATTCGTCGCTGGCTGCGCTGTGCGCGGCGATCTTCGCGCCGCTGTTCGACGGTTTTCTGTTCGGCGCGAACGTGATCGCGCTGTCCATCGTCGCGATGAGCGCGCTGCTGATCTGGCGTCACCGCGCGAACATCGCGAAGCTGGTGGCAGGGCAGGAAAGCCGTATCGGCGACAAGAAGAAGGCGGGAGCGGCGGCGTCGAACAAGCACTGA
- a CDS encoding YajQ family cyclic di-GMP-binding protein produces the protein MPSFDVVCEANMIEVKNAIEQSNKEISTRFDFKGSDARVEQKERELTAFADDEFKLGQVKDVLVSKMAKRNVDVRFLDYGKIEKIGGDKVKQVVTVKKGVSGDLAKKIVKLVKDSKIKVQASIQGDAVRVTGTKRDDLQSVIAMLRKDVTDTPLDFNNFRD, from the coding sequence ATGCCATCGTTTGACGTCGTCTGCGAAGCCAACATGATCGAGGTGAAGAACGCGATCGAGCAGTCCAACAAGGAAATCTCGACGCGCTTCGACTTCAAGGGCTCGGACGCCCGCGTCGAGCAGAAGGAACGCGAACTCACCGCGTTCGCCGACGATGAATTCAAGCTCGGCCAGGTGAAGGACGTGCTGGTGTCGAAAATGGCCAAGCGCAACGTGGACGTGCGCTTCCTCGACTACGGCAAGATCGAGAAGATCGGCGGCGACAAGGTCAAGCAGGTCGTCACCGTGAAAAAAGGCGTGTCCGGCGATCTCGCGAAGAAAATCGTCAAGCTCGTGAAAGACAGCAAGATCAAGGTTCAGGCGAGCATTCAGGGCGACGCGGTGCGCGTGACGGGCACCAAGCGCGACGATTTGCAAAGCGTGATCGCGATGCTGCGCAAGGATGTGACCGATACGCCGCTCGACTTCAACAACTTCCGCGACTAA